The proteins below come from a single Elgaria multicarinata webbii isolate HBS135686 ecotype San Diego chromosome 11, rElgMul1.1.pri, whole genome shotgun sequence genomic window:
- the LOC134405582 gene encoding vomeronasal type-2 receptor 26-like translates to MIGGIVTHAGLISTSEKTFTEQPLPAELEDLVVVPKNFQNILALVFGIKEINENPQVLPNLTLGFCIYDSYNNAKRTYHATMLLLSALERLIPNYNCNLQNNLLAVIGGLDSQISLHVATILDIYKLPQIIYGSAPVMNDKTPGLTFYQMVPQEVLQNMGILSLLLHFRWTWIGMLIMDDENGERFVQTVFPYFSKKHVCFAFIEKIPKFRLISEFSGMFKHAAKIYDQMMGGKVNALVVYGDSYSLVLLRWFKYLPNIEKVTANPKGIVWIMTAQVELTSLVYQKDWDAEIFNGALALTTHSNDLPGFKPFLESRNPSSMKADGFIKDFWQHAFGCAFLDQVLGNEDEKVCTGEEKLESLPGTFFEMSMTGHSYSIYNAVYALAHALHAMSSLKLKERAMAGRGWLKLQNQGSWQLYHFLGGVSFNNSAGNKVSFDQSGSLVAGFDVINWIVSPNRSFHRVKVGSVDPQAPPDQALRINKEVIIWHSWFNQTQPLSLCTESCRPGTNKQLQEGKPFCCYNCNQCPEGKISEHEDTDDCHTCPEKKYPNENQDFCIPKIITFLSYTEPLGLSLAFFVLSLSLLTALVIGIFMKHHNTPIVIANNRDLTYGLLVSLLLCFLCVFLFIGQPQKVTCLLRQTTFGIIFSVAVSCVLAKTITVVLAFMATKPGSKIRKWLGKRLASSIVLSCSFIQTGICTVWLAMNPSFPDIDIHSVAGEIVMECNEGSVTMFSCVLGYMGFLSVASFTVAFFARELPDSFNEAKFITFSMLVFCSVWLSFVPTYLSTKGKYMVAVEIFSILASSAGLLGCNFFPKCYIILLKPELNNREHLIRRKE, encoded by the exons ATGATTGGTGGTATTGTTACTCATGCAGGCCTCATTTCCACTTCTGAAAAAACCTTCACTGAACAGCCCCTACCAGCCGAATTGGAAGATCTTGT TGTAGTGCCTAAGAATTTCCAAAACATCCTGGCCCTGGTGTTTGGCATAAAGGAGATAAATGAAAATCCTCAGGTTCTACCCAATCTCACTCTGGGTTTCTGCATCTATGACAGCTACAACAATGCAAAGAGGACCTATCATGCTACAATGCTGCTTTTATCAGCATTGGAGAGATTGATCCCTAACTACAATTGCAACCTACAGAATAATCTTCTAGCAGTCATTGGGGGGCTGGACTCCCAAATCTCCCTCCATGTGGCAACTATCTTGGATATCTACAAGCTTCCTCAG ATCATATATGGTTCTGCTCCAGTAATGAATGATAAGACCCCAGGCCTTACCTTCTACCAGATGGTCCCTCAAGAAGTCCTTCAGAATATGGGGATTCTTTCTTTACTTCTGCATTTTAGGTGGACGTGGATTGGGATGCTTATTATGGATgatgaaaatggagaaagatttgtgCAAACTGTGTTTCCATATTTCTCCAAGAAGCAtgtctgttttgccttcatagaaAAAATACCCAAATTCAGACTTATCAGTGAATTTTCTGGTATGTTCAAACATGCGGCAAAAATATATGATCAAATGATGGGCGGCAAAGTTAATGCATTGGTGGTCTATGGTGATTCTTATTCTCTGGTGCTTTTGAGATGGTTCAAATATTTGCCAAATATAGAAAAAGTAACTGCTAACCCCAAAGGTATAGTATGGATAATGACAGCCCAGGTGGAGCTCACTTCCTTGGTCTACCAAAAGGATTGGGATGCAGAAATATTCAATGGTGCTCTGGCCTTAACAACTCACTCCAATGATCTACCAGGATTCAAGCCATTTCTGGAGAGCAGAAACCCTTCCAGTATGAAAGCCGATGGATTTATCAAGGATTTCTGGCAACATGCCTTTGGTTGTGCATTCCTAGATCAGGTTCTGGGCAACGAGGATGAGAAGGTTTGCACAGGGGAGGAGAAGTTGGAAAGCCTTCCAGGGACcttctttgaaatgagcatgactggccatagctacagtatctacaatgctgtctatgctttGGCCCATGCGTTGCATGCCATGTCCTCATTGAAACTCAAAGAGAGAGCAATGGCAGGTAGAGGATGGCTGAAGCTTCAGAATCAAGGTTCCTGgcag CTCTATCACTTTCTTGGAGGTGTCTCTTTTAACAACAGTGCTGGAAACAAGGTTTCCTTTGACCAGAGCGGGTCTCTAGTTGCTGGATTTGATGTTATCAATTGGATCGTATCTCCCAACCGATCTTTTCATCGCGTGAAAGTTGGAAGTGTGGATCCACAAGCTCCTCCAGACCAGGCTTTAAGGATAAATAAAGAGGTTATAATATGGCACAGCTGGTTTAACCAG ACACAGCCTCTTTCTTTATGTACTGAAAGTTGTCGTCCTGGTACAAACAAGCAATTGCAGGAAGGAAAGCCATTTTGTTGTTATAATTGCAACCAATGTCCAGAAGGAAAGATTTCAGAGCATGAGG ACACAGACGACTGTCATACGTGTCCAGAAAAAAAGTATCCAAACGAGAACCAGGATTTCTGTATTCCCAAGATTATAACCTTCTTGTCTTATACTGAGCCTTTGGGTCTCAGTTTAGCCTTCTttgttctttccctttctttgctCACAGCTCTGGTGATAGGAATATTTATGAAACACCACAACACTCCCATAGTCATTGCTAACAACCGGGACCTCACCTATGGTCTCCtcgtctccctcctgctctgtttCCTTTGTGTGTTCCTATTCATTGGCCAACCGCAGAAGGTGACGTGTCTCCTCCGACAAACCACGTtcggcatcatcttctcagtggctgtttcctgtgtgctggcaaaaaccatcactgtggttctggctttcatggccacaaagccaggatCCAAAATCAGAAaatggttggggaaaaggctggCCAGCTCCATTGTTCTTTCCTGCTCCTTTATTCAAACTGGCATCTGCACTGTGTGGCTGGCCATGAATCCTTCTTTCCCAGATATCGACATTCACTCAGTAGCTGGGGAAATTGTAATGGAATGTAACGAGGGCTCTGTGACTATGTTTTCCTGTGTCCTGGGCTATATGGGCTTCCTTTCCGTTGCCAGCTTCACTGTGGCATTCTTTGCCCGGGAGCTgcctgacagtttcaatgaagccaagttcatcactttcagcatgctggtcttttgcagtgtttggttatCCTTTGTCCCAACCTAtttgagcaccaaggggaaatacatggtagctgtggagatcttctctatcttagcctCCAGTGCTGGATTGCTGGGTTGCAACTTTTTCCCAAaatgttatattatattattgaAGCCTGAGCTGAACAACAGGGAACACCTCATCAGAAGAAAAGAATAA
- the LOC134405583 gene encoding vomeronasal type-2 receptor 26-like, producing the protein MKLPYVEISVVPKNYQNILALVFGIKEINENPQVLPNLTLGFRIYDSYNNAKRTYHATMLLLSALEKLIPNYMCDLQNNLLAVIGGLDSQISLHVATILDIYKVPQLIYGSAPVMNDKTPGLAFYQMVPQEALQYTGILSLLLHFRWTWIGILTMDDENGEKFVQTVFPYFSQKHVCFAFIEKIPKFRLISEFSDIAKRGAKIYDQMMSGKANALVVYGDSYSLVDLRWLHYMPNIEKVTAKPKGIVWIMTAQMELTSLVYQRNWDAEIFNGALALTIQSSGLPEFKPFLESRNPSSMKADGFIKDFWQHAFGCAFLDQVLGNEDEKVCTGEEKLESLPGTFFEMSMTGHSYSIYNAVYALAHALHAMSSSKLNQRAMADRGGLKLQTKYSWQLHHFLGGVSFNNSVGDKVSFDQSGSLVAGFDVINWIVSPNQSFSRMKVGRVDPQAHPDQALRINKEAIIWHSWFNQTQPLSLCTDSCHPGTSKQVQEGEPFCCYTCFQCPEGKISEQEDMNDCDKCEDKKYPNKNQDFCIPKIITFLSYTEPLGLSLAFFVLSFSLLTALVIGIFMKHHNTPIVIANNRDLTYGLLVSLLLCFLCVFLFIGQPQKVTCLLRQTTFGIIFSVAVSCVLAKTITVVLAFMATKPGSKIRKWLGKRLASSIVLSCSFIQTGICTVWLAMNPSFPDIDIHSVAGEIVMECNEGSVTMFYCVLGYMGFLSVASFSVAFFARKLPDSFNEAKFITFSMLVFCSVWLSFVPTYLSTKGKYMVAVEIFSILASSAGLLGCIFSPKCYIILLKPELNSRDQFIRRKE; encoded by the exons ATGAAATTGCCTTATGTTGAAATCAG TGTAGTACCTAAAAATTACCAGAACATCCTGGCCCTGGTGTTTGGCATAAAGGAGATAAATGAAAATCCTCAGGTTCTACCAAATCTGACTCTGGGTTTCCGCATCTATGACAGCTACAACAATGCAAAGAGGACCTATCATGCTACAATGCTGCTTTTATCGGCACTGGAGAAATTGATTCCCAACTACATGTGTGACCTACAGAATAATCTACTAGCAGTCATTGGGGGACTGGATTCCCAAATATCCCTCCATGTGGCAACTATTTTGGATATTTACAAGGTTCCACAG CTCATATATGGTTCTGCTCCAGTAATGAATGATAAAACCCCAGGCCTTGCCTTCTACCAGATGGTCCCTCAAGAAGCCCTTCAATATACAGGGATTCTGTCTTTACTTCTGCATTTTAGGTGGACCTGGATTGGGATACTTACTATGGATGATGAAAATGGAGAAAAATTTGTACAAACTGTGTTTCCATATTTCTCTCAGAAGCATGTCTGTTTTGCTTTCATAGAAAAAATACCCAAATTCAGACTTATCAGCGAATTTTCTGATATTGCAAAACGTGGGGCAAAAATATATGATCAAATGATGAGTGGCAAAGCTAATGCATTAGTGGTCTATGGAGATTCTTATTCCCTGGTGGATTTGAGATGGTTACATTATATGCCAAATATAGAAAAAGTAACTGCTAAACCAAAAGGTATAGTATGgataatgacagcccagatggagctAACTTCATTGGTCTACCAAAGGAATTGGGATGCAGAAATATTCAATGGTGCTCTGGCCTTAACAATTCAATCCAGTGGTCTACCAGAATTCAAGCCATTTCTGGAGAGCAGAAACCCTTCCAGTATGAAAGCCGATGGATTTATCAAGGATTTCTGGCAACATGCCTTTGGTTGTGCATTCCTAGATCAGGTTCTGGGCAACGAGGATGAGAAGGTTTGCACAGGGGAGGAGAAGTTGGAAAGCCTTCCAGGGACcttctttgaaatgagcatgactggccatagctacagtatctacaatgctgtctatgctttggcccatgctttgcatgccatgTCCTCATCGAAACTCAATCAGAGAGCAATGGCAGATAGAGGAGGGCTGAAGCTTCAGACTAAATATTCCTGGCAG CTCCATCACTTTCTTGGAGGTGTCTCTTTTAACAACAGTGTGGGAGACAAAGTTTCCTTTGACCAGAGCGGGTCTCTAGTAGCTGGATTTGATGTTATCAATTGGATCGTATCTCCCAACCAATCTTTTTCTCGCATGAAAGTTGGACGGGTGGATCCACAGGCTCATCCAGACCAAGCTTTAAGGATCAATAAAGAAGCAATAATATGGCACAGCTGGTTTAACcaa ACACAGCCTCTTTCTCTATGTACTGACAGTTGCCATCCCGGTACCAGCAAGCAAGTGCAGGAAGGAGAGCCATTTTGTTGTTATACTTGCTTCCaatgtccagaagggaagatttcagaGCAAGAGG ACATGAACGACTGTGATAAGTGTGAAGACAAAAAGTATCCAAACAAGAACCAGGATTTCTGTATTCCCAAGATAATAACCTTCTTATCTTATACCGAGCCTTTGGGTCTCAGTTTAGCCTTctttgttctttccttttctttgctcACAGCTCTGGTGATAGGAATATTTATGAAACACCACAACACTCCCATAGTCATTGCTAACAACCGGGACCTCACCTATGGCCTCCtcgtctccctcctgctctgtttCCTTTGTGTGTTCCTATTCATTGGCCAACCGCAGAAGGTGACGTGTCTCCTCCGACAAACCACATtcggcatcatcttctcagtggctgtttcctgtgtgctggcaaaaaccatcactgtcgttctggctttcatggccacaaAGCCTGGATCCAAGATCAGAAaatggttggggaaaaggctggCCAGCTCCATTGTTCTTTCCTGCTCCTTTATTCAAACAGGCATCTGCACTGTGTGGCTGGCCATGAATCCTTCTTTCCCAGATATCGACATTCACTCAGTAGCTGGGGAAATTGTAATGGAATGTAACGAGGGCTCTGTGACTATGTTTTACTgtgtcctgggctacatgggcttcctttCCGTTGCCAGCTTCTCTGTGGCTTTCTTTGCCCGGAAGCTgcctgacagtttcaatgaagccaagttcatcactttcagcatgctggtcttttgcagtgtttggttatCTTTTGTTCCAACCTActtgagcaccaaggggaaatacatggtagctgtggagatcttctctatcttagcctCCAGTGCTGGATTGCTGGGTTGcatcttttccccaaaatgttATATTATTCTATTGAAGCCTGAGCTGAACAGCAGGGATCAATTTATCAGAAGAAAAGAATGA